From the genome of Terriglobales bacterium, one region includes:
- a CDS encoding type II toxin-antitoxin system PemK/MazF family toxin, producing MAGRITRGDVRFYEFTPPDKKRPVVVLTRNSAIGYLSAVTVAPVTSTVRGVPSEVVLNEEDGMKARCAVNLHNVVTVSRDRLGRRVAQLSDLRMGEICAALRFSLGCDLRQS from the coding sequence GTGGCCGGCAGAATAACCCGCGGGGACGTCCGGTTCTACGAATTTACTCCACCCGATAAGAAAAGACCTGTGGTCGTGCTCACGCGCAACAGCGCTATTGGTTATCTCTCGGCAGTCACTGTCGCTCCGGTCACATCCACAGTTCGTGGCGTGCCATCTGAGGTCGTACTGAATGAAGAGGATGGCATGAAGGCAAGGTGTGCAGTAAATCTGCATAATGTGGTGACTGTTTCCCGGGACCGCTTGGGCCGGCGAGTTGCGCAGCTCAGTGACTTACGAATGGGCGAAATCTGCGCGGCACTGCGTTTTTCTCTGGGATGCGATCTCCGCCAATCCTAG
- a CDS encoding tetratricopeptide repeat protein — translation MALGFGFNKAKVLASAEKHVQQGKLPNAIAEYEKIIDKDPKDLTVLNTIGDLYARLGQPDKAGDYFKRVGDAYAGEGFTVKAIAMYKKLTKLNPQATASLQKLAELYTAQGLYTDARAQYMQLADHFIKGNDHDGAIRVFQKMLEMDPDNVALQSKLADLYQKMGRKKEAAEIYQRAAASLHERGSSDAAEQALSRLLALEPANTDALFLRGKVAMDLGDGQSAVKFLEQVPDIDSRLDGLQALLKAHLMLNQPDELEPVARKLLTVHNDVSGIRVYAEWLAAHGQAQKAIAIYSENAERLLSADSGQMVFSLQGLVSQLKDEVPALEQLRDLFLKADFRAHIPEINELLAHALVKAGELTRARDLYQELSKMEPENPAHLQNYRQVMAKLGEDAAARPLAPDEAEQAFFVEELDPGSASLQQDYPPELGDAIRSALTDAELFDSYNKPLQALPQLEEVLQQAPKDARINQRLAAIYAKAGRLEDAAARCDVLSQIYREAGRAEEARQYAEMAGRYRQRLGIAKPKTPAVEQKPVAEAQPAPAQPAAVPSPREARAPLPQQKEPAPAAAPIAAPPVSKPAAPAFVERAAPEPVSAAPVDQEAGEAHEIDLSEEWEAAVMQDTAAAADLSAPEVESSEKEAELAAPEAATVEPEPAVSESAATASFRKPRPAEISDLLEEIRFYLSQSMWEEAQLAISRCQNIAPEAEGLEALKQELAAGSASVPEPEPEVSVAESVETPLAAQEDAEAEAETEAEAPLPYATLAEEEVARAPKPTITAYEFDNASIAAAAAQTVPAFEVLPAEPEPQPAAMAEFTVTPPAPEPTAEAHEPRSVEQSTGPEAIEEEVQPPATQHEPAEAAAIEPTAPTVEAVREASQPEIAAKAQPEPEPIPEKHEPEALEEEREEEPAPASMQPEPAEAAPPEPDSVAAAARSDRPQSGKYKLDDFVLDLDQSLGNGFTFGSQRAPVIPPPQAPAAVHSAVASATAVATEIQPEVAVGSNMLSDLFEEFKEEVEQEGTKEAEDPETHYNLGVAFKEMGLLDEAIGELQKVCKSVDSGIPFPHTMQAYTWLAQCFMEKGVPEASIKWFEKALQIPGDSDSRMAVHYELASAYEAAGERTPALRHFMEVYGTNIDYRDVAQRIKALKS, via the coding sequence ATGGCGCTCGGCTTTGGCTTTAACAAAGCAAAAGTTCTAGCCTCGGCGGAAAAGCATGTGCAGCAGGGAAAGCTGCCGAATGCGATTGCCGAGTATGAAAAGATCATCGATAAGGATCCCAAGGACCTGACGGTCCTGAACACCATCGGTGATCTTTATGCCCGCCTGGGCCAACCTGACAAAGCCGGCGACTACTTCAAGCGCGTAGGCGACGCCTACGCCGGCGAAGGCTTCACCGTAAAAGCCATCGCCATGTACAAGAAGCTGACCAAGCTGAATCCCCAGGCCACTGCTTCTCTGCAGAAACTCGCCGAACTCTACACCGCCCAGGGGCTCTATACAGACGCGCGCGCGCAGTACATGCAACTGGCGGATCACTTCATCAAGGGCAACGACCACGATGGCGCGATCCGCGTCTTCCAGAAGATGCTGGAAATGGACCCGGACAACGTTGCCCTGCAGTCGAAGCTGGCGGACCTGTACCAGAAGATGGGGCGCAAGAAGGAAGCGGCCGAAATCTATCAACGGGCGGCGGCCTCGTTGCACGAGCGCGGATCGTCAGACGCTGCCGAGCAGGCTCTGTCTCGCCTGCTGGCTCTTGAGCCCGCCAATACCGATGCGCTGTTCCTTCGTGGCAAAGTGGCGATGGACTTGGGCGACGGCCAGTCGGCCGTGAAGTTCCTGGAGCAGGTTCCCGATATCGACTCCCGGCTGGATGGGCTGCAGGCGCTGCTGAAGGCGCACTTAATGCTGAATCAGCCCGATGAGCTTGAGCCAGTCGCCAGAAAGCTGCTGACCGTACACAACGATGTCAGCGGCATTCGGGTGTACGCCGAGTGGCTGGCAGCTCATGGCCAGGCGCAGAAGGCAATCGCCATCTACAGTGAAAATGCAGAAAGGTTGTTATCTGCGGACAGTGGGCAGATGGTCTTCTCCCTGCAAGGACTGGTCAGCCAACTCAAAGACGAGGTCCCCGCGCTGGAGCAGTTGCGCGATCTCTTCCTTAAGGCAGACTTTCGAGCCCACATCCCCGAGATCAACGAATTGCTGGCGCATGCCCTGGTCAAGGCTGGCGAGCTCACGCGCGCACGTGACCTGTACCAGGAATTGTCCAAGATGGAGCCGGAAAACCCAGCCCACCTGCAGAACTATCGCCAGGTCATGGCGAAGCTGGGTGAAGATGCAGCCGCTCGTCCGCTTGCCCCGGATGAGGCCGAGCAGGCTTTCTTCGTCGAGGAGTTGGATCCCGGCAGTGCATCGTTACAGCAGGACTATCCGCCGGAACTAGGCGATGCTATCCGCTCGGCGTTAACCGACGCGGAGCTGTTCGACTCCTATAACAAGCCACTGCAAGCTCTGCCGCAGCTGGAAGAGGTCTTGCAACAGGCACCGAAAGACGCTCGCATCAACCAGCGTTTGGCAGCAATCTATGCCAAGGCTGGCCGCCTGGAAGATGCTGCCGCGCGTTGCGACGTTCTGTCGCAAATCTACCGTGAAGCAGGGCGCGCCGAAGAGGCAAGGCAATACGCGGAAATGGCTGGCCGCTATCGTCAACGGTTGGGAATTGCCAAGCCGAAGACGCCTGCGGTGGAACAAAAGCCGGTAGCGGAAGCCCAGCCAGCACCAGCCCAGCCGGCAGCCGTTCCGTCGCCGAGAGAAGCTCGCGCACCTTTGCCACAACAGAAAGAGCCGGCTCCAGCGGCAGCGCCGATTGCCGCCCCACCCGTCAGCAAACCTGCTGCGCCTGCCTTTGTTGAACGCGCTGCTCCCGAACCTGTTTCAGCCGCGCCGGTTGACCAAGAGGCCGGAGAGGCACACGAAATCGATCTCTCAGAGGAGTGGGAAGCAGCAGTGATGCAGGATACTGCTGCGGCCGCTGACTTATCTGCGCCTGAAGTCGAGAGCTCCGAGAAAGAGGCCGAACTTGCCGCGCCGGAAGCCGCCACGGTGGAACCTGAGCCCGCCGTGTCCGAATCCGCGGCAACAGCCAGCTTCCGCAAACCACGCCCGGCGGAAATCTCCGACCTTCTGGAAGAGATTCGCTTTTATCTCTCGCAATCGATGTGGGAAGAAGCGCAATTAGCCATTTCGCGCTGCCAAAACATTGCGCCAGAGGCGGAGGGTCTGGAGGCTCTCAAGCAGGAGTTGGCAGCCGGTAGTGCCTCGGTTCCCGAACCCGAGCCAGAGGTTTCTGTCGCGGAATCAGTAGAAACCCCCTTGGCAGCCCAGGAAGACGCAGAAGCGGAAGCCGAAACCGAAGCCGAAGCCCCACTTCCGTATGCGACGCTGGCGGAAGAGGAGGTTGCGAGGGCGCCGAAACCCACCATCACGGCCTACGAGTTTGACAATGCTTCTATCGCGGCCGCTGCTGCGCAAACTGTGCCGGCATTCGAGGTCTTGCCTGCCGAGCCGGAGCCCCAACCCGCGGCAATGGCAGAGTTCACGGTCACACCGCCCGCGCCCGAGCCGACTGCTGAAGCTCATGAGCCGCGTTCGGTTGAGCAGAGTACCGGGCCGGAAGCAATCGAAGAGGAGGTTCAGCCGCCCGCTACTCAGCACGAGCCTGCTGAAGCTGCGGCTATCGAACCAACCGCGCCCACTGTTGAAGCTGTGCGCGAGGCAAGTCAGCCAGAAATTGCAGCCAAGGCGCAGCCTGAACCTGAGCCGATTCCGGAAAAACACGAGCCTGAGGCGTTAGAAGAAGAACGCGAAGAGGAACCGGCGCCGGCGTCGATGCAGCCCGAACCGGCGGAAGCTGCACCTCCTGAACCCGATTCGGTCGCCGCTGCCGCAAGGAGCGACAGGCCACAATCCGGAAAATACAAACTCGACGATTTCGTCCTCGATCTCGACCAGTCGCTGGGGAATGGATTTACCTTCGGATCACAAAGAGCACCGGTCATTCCTCCCCCTCAGGCTCCGGCGGCGGTGCACAGCGCAGTGGCATCGGCCACCGCGGTGGCAACGGAAATACAACCTGAAGTTGCGGTCGGCAGCAACATGCTGTCCGATCTGTTTGAAGAATTCAAAGAGGAAGTCGAACAGGAAGGCACGAAGGAAGCCGAGGATCCCGAAACCCACTACAACCTGGGGGTTGCTTTCAAAGAAATGGGATTGCTCGACGAAGCTATCGGCGAGTTGCAGAAAGTCTGCAAGTCGGTCGACTCCGGAATTCCTTTTCCCCATACCATGCAGGCCTACACCTGGCTGGCGCAGTGTTTCATGGAAAAAGGGGTGCCCGAGGCCAGCATCAAGTGGTTTGAGAAAGCCTTGCAGATCCCTGGCGATTCCGATTCCCGGATGGCGGTTCACTACGAACTGGCCTCCGCTTACGAGGCGGCGGGCGAGCGGACGCCTGCCCTGCGGCACTTCATGGAAGTCTACGGCACCAATATTGACTACCGCGACGTGGCGCAGCGCATAAAGGCCCTAAAGTCGTAA
- a CDS encoding universal stress protein, producing the protein MATQTLGQPAAITVRNILVATDFSPASEVALLYALAISRRTQAKVYVAHVVAEAYGISSDTQQRALDDAWRDGHAMMTDHFIAGRLDGIENQLLIEQGDVWTRLSEMISRFAIDFLVTGTRGRSRIAKLLLGSTAETIFRQAPCPVLTVGPKAKSKVPAEGPRKILFCTGFSAHSINAGRYALWLAQRRDALLVMLHVSKEETISEAQRQEVARHAEYRLRGLIPEDANLAKEPRFLVEFGNAAARILKVAHKEKPDLIVLGVRQPEGFARRLKWATAYELVTHAPCPVLTVRRHEE; encoded by the coding sequence ATGGCGACGCAGACGTTGGGCCAACCCGCGGCGATTACGGTGCGCAATATTCTGGTGGCGACGGACTTCTCGCCGGCATCGGAAGTGGCATTGCTCTATGCCCTGGCAATTTCCCGCCGGACTCAAGCCAAAGTGTATGTGGCGCACGTGGTTGCCGAGGCCTATGGAATCTCCTCAGATACGCAGCAGCGAGCGCTGGATGATGCCTGGCGGGACGGCCATGCCATGATGACCGACCACTTTATCGCCGGGCGCCTCGACGGCATCGAAAACCAGCTCCTGATCGAGCAAGGCGACGTCTGGACCAGGTTGTCGGAGATGATTTCGCGATTCGCGATCGACTTCCTGGTCACAGGCACGCGAGGACGCAGCCGCATCGCTAAGTTACTGCTGGGGTCGACGGCGGAGACAATTTTCCGGCAGGCCCCTTGCCCGGTGCTCACGGTTGGACCGAAAGCCAAAAGCAAAGTGCCCGCAGAGGGTCCCAGGAAAATTCTGTTCTGTACGGGGTTCAGCGCGCACTCGATCAATGCCGGCCGTTACGCTTTGTGGCTGGCGCAGAGGCGAGATGCTTTGCTGGTCATGTTGCATGTGAGTAAAGAGGAGACGATCTCTGAGGCACAGCGGCAGGAGGTTGCACGTCACGCCGAGTATAGGTTACGAGGGCTGATTCCGGAGGACGCGAATCTGGCAAAGGAGCCGAGATTTCTCGTCGAGTTTGGAAATGCCGCGGCGCGGATTCTGAAGGTTGCCCACAAAGAGAAGCCAGACTTGATTGTGCTCGGGGTACGTCAGCCCGAGGGCTTCGCCCGCCGGCTGAAGTGGGCCACAGCCTACGAGCTGGTGACGCACGCGCCGTGCCCAGTGCTGACCGTGAGAAGACACGAGGAGTGA
- a CDS encoding thiamine phosphate synthase, with product MLLYYITDRKQLAEQETERRQKLLAKIEEAAAASIGYIQLRERDLNTRELERLAGEAVAIVKSCRSASRLLVNSRTDVAIASGASGVHLRSDDVSPRDVRAVFERAGLAKPVIAVSCHSLANVGAAESDGADLATFGPVYGKLGSPASLGIEALRSVCHRTVPGGLKRMPVFALGGVTVDNAFACAEAGASGVAAIRMFQENEIATVVSKLRDL from the coding sequence TTGCTTCTCTACTACATTACCGACCGGAAGCAACTGGCGGAGCAGGAAACCGAACGGCGGCAGAAACTGCTCGCCAAAATCGAGGAGGCTGCCGCCGCCAGCATCGGCTACATTCAGTTGCGCGAACGTGACTTGAATACTCGTGAATTGGAGCGGCTCGCGGGCGAAGCGGTGGCCATCGTCAAGTCTTGCCGTAGCGCGAGCCGGTTGCTGGTCAATTCCCGGACGGATGTGGCGATCGCAAGCGGCGCCAGTGGCGTACACCTTCGCTCCGATGATGTTTCTCCTCGCGATGTTCGAGCGGTATTTGAAAGAGCAGGCTTGGCCAAGCCAGTGATTGCGGTTTCCTGCCACTCGCTGGCCAATGTTGGAGCGGCGGAGTCGGATGGCGCGGACCTGGCCACATTCGGCCCCGTCTACGGGAAGTTGGGGAGCCCAGCCTCGCTGGGGATTGAGGCACTGCGCAGCGTCTGCCATCGAACCGTGCCTGGCGGCCTGAAGCGAATGCCCGTATTCGCGCTGGGCGGCGTCACGGTGGACAATGCGTTTGCCTGTGCGGAAGCGGGGGCGTCTGGGGTGGCTGCGATCCGCATGTTTCAGGAAAATGAGATAGCCACGGTAGTGTCAAAATTGCGCGATCTTTAG
- a CDS encoding cytochrome P450: protein MADIRETSGFFLDDPQKLDNPFPDFAYFREHHPVFYYPPLNSWFIFSYDDVQNLLRDDRLSADRMKGFVDAAPLEVRKDLAQLAPFLEKTALMKDGQDHARLREFLNLGFNPDRVRAMQGVIQQIVDELLDKVAAKGKMDVCGDLAFLLPAYVLSHMLGIHLEDSSKVVQWSVDFVDFFNVVPITVDNTRRLLASAFAMIQYTRSVIAERKAKPQDDFLGILVSAQAKGANFTEDDIVANAMLLLLAGHLAVRNLIGNAVYLLLTHPDQLELVRTNPSLLHNLIEETLRYETPITMIPRVALLDFDFRGQSIRVGQIVQLSIASANRDSAHFPDGECFNILRPAAKNLSFGEGPHGCLGALLAKEEAQIAIASILSRLKNLKIDDRVPIRWYRNAGNRGPVNLPVIFDPGGAAKSRT, encoded by the coding sequence GTGGCCGATATACGAGAAACCTCGGGCTTCTTTCTGGATGATCCGCAGAAGCTCGATAACCCATTCCCCGATTTCGCATATTTTCGAGAGCACCATCCTGTTTTCTACTATCCGCCGCTGAATTCTTGGTTCATTTTCAGCTACGACGACGTTCAGAATCTCCTGCGTGACGATCGTCTCAGCGCTGATCGGATGAAAGGTTTCGTAGATGCGGCCCCGCTCGAGGTAAGGAAGGATCTTGCCCAACTTGCGCCCTTTCTCGAGAAGACCGCGCTCATGAAAGACGGTCAGGATCACGCCCGGCTGCGCGAGTTCCTGAACTTGGGATTCAATCCCGACCGCGTCCGCGCCATGCAGGGTGTGATTCAACAGATCGTCGACGAGCTGCTGGACAAGGTAGCAGCCAAGGGGAAAATGGACGTCTGCGGTGACTTAGCTTTCCTTCTGCCGGCCTATGTGCTCTCGCACATGCTGGGCATTCATCTTGAGGACAGCAGTAAGGTTGTGCAATGGTCAGTAGACTTCGTCGATTTCTTCAACGTAGTCCCCATCACCGTGGACAACACGCGCCGCCTGCTGGCGAGCGCCTTTGCCATGATCCAATACACGAGGTCGGTGATCGCCGAGCGCAAAGCGAAACCGCAGGACGACTTCCTTGGCATTCTGGTCAGCGCCCAGGCCAAGGGAGCAAACTTTACGGAAGACGACATCGTCGCGAACGCCATGCTGCTGCTGCTCGCAGGACATCTGGCGGTTAGAAACCTGATTGGAAATGCGGTGTATCTCTTGCTGACTCATCCCGATCAGCTGGAGTTGGTCCGCACGAATCCAAGTCTGTTGCACAACCTGATTGAAGAAACCCTCCGCTATGAGACTCCCATCACCATGATTCCCAGAGTTGCCTTGCTGGATTTCGACTTCCGTGGGCAATCCATTCGTGTGGGTCAAATCGTGCAACTCAGTATTGCTTCCGCCAATCGCGACAGTGCTCATTTTCCCGATGGCGAGTGTTTCAACATCCTCCGCCCAGCCGCCAAGAATTTGAGCTTCGGGGAAGGACCGCATGGGTGCTTGGGGGCACTGCTGGCAAAGGAAGAAGCGCAGATCGCTATCGCAAGCATTCTGTCTCGCTTGAAGAACCTCAAAATCGATGACAGGGTGCCGATTCGCTGGTATCGAAACGCCGGTAACCGGGGTCCTGTGAACTTGCCGGTAATTTTTGATCCAGGTGGGGCGGCCAAGAGTCGAACTTGA
- a CDS encoding TIGR00730 family Rossman fold protein: MTDDTPFRSPLAYENKKFLNSPDGRVLRVLSEYLEPLARFRRERIQDTVVFFGSARFHSQSDAADALQLLEKPFSKTPAPPGEQENFRLAQVAVEMAHYYEEARQLAYMLTTWALSLPSKRQRFVVTTGGGPGIMEAANRGAREAGGKTIGLNINLPYEQMPNRYITPELNFEFHYFFMRKLWFAYLSKALIVFPGGFGTFDELFEILTLAQTEKLAKKIAVVMYGREYWNKIINFQALVDSGVIAREDLDLFKMVDTPEEGFEYLKENLTRHHLGPTPREKEPEIAKTRP; this comes from the coding sequence ATGACCGACGACACCCCATTTCGCTCTCCCTTAGCCTATGAGAACAAGAAATTCCTCAACAGCCCCGACGGGCGCGTTCTGCGCGTGCTGTCTGAGTATTTGGAGCCGCTGGCGCGCTTCCGCCGGGAACGTATTCAGGACACGGTAGTGTTTTTCGGCTCGGCGCGATTTCACAGCCAGTCTGATGCCGCCGACGCTTTGCAACTGTTGGAAAAGCCGTTCTCCAAGACACCTGCACCTCCGGGGGAGCAGGAGAACTTTCGCCTCGCTCAGGTCGCGGTAGAGATGGCCCACTACTACGAGGAGGCCCGGCAATTGGCTTACATGCTTACCACCTGGGCGCTGAGCCTGCCCTCAAAACGGCAGCGCTTTGTAGTCACCACCGGGGGCGGTCCGGGAATCATGGAGGCCGCCAATCGTGGCGCCCGTGAGGCGGGAGGAAAGACCATTGGTCTGAACATCAATCTGCCTTACGAACAGATGCCTAACCGCTACATCACTCCGGAATTGAATTTTGAATTCCACTATTTCTTCATGCGTAAGCTCTGGTTCGCCTATCTCTCCAAGGCGCTGATTGTCTTTCCGGGTGGATTCGGGACTTTCGATGAATTGTTCGAAATTCTGACCCTGGCGCAGACCGAAAAGCTGGCCAAGAAGATCGCGGTTGTGATGTACGGCCGCGAATACTGGAACAAGATCATCAATTTCCAGGCGCTGGTGGATTCTGGAGTAATCGCGCGGGAGGATCTTGACCTGTTCAAAATGGTGGATACACCCGAAGAAGGTTTTGAGTATCTCAAGGAGAATCTTACGAGGCATCATCTGGGTCCGACCCCACGAGAGAAGGAACCGGAGATCGCCAAGACCAGGCCCTAG